The window GAGTTTATTTATGGACATTGGTTTACTTTTCAGAGGCAGGGCTTTGAGTTTTGGGAGTTGTTTACTATTTGATCTTCATGGATTCTTGTAAGAAAGCTGTCAACCAGTTATCTTTGTTTCTCATCAGCATCTTGAGCTCCCTTTCTCATCATCGCCTCAAACTCCTCGTAATTGATATTTCCATCCTACACAAAAATTAAACCAGTAGTATTCAGTCATCTGGAGAAACACAACACATAACATGTAtgcatatgcatgcatgcacacacgcacacacatatatatacatatgtgtgtatgcatgtgtgtgtagaTGTTACTTTATCCGTGTCCACATCATTGAGGATTTCTTCAATAGTAGCGTCGTCGCCCATCCCATATTCAGTCATTGCTTGTCTTAGCTCATCTCTTGATATAAACCTGATCAGCTTAAACCAGTCAGTGAGGATTCAAGTATAACTTACTTATCGAAAACTTCGGATTAATTAAATTGATTAAACTAACCCGCTCCGATCCTTGTCGAAGAACACGAAAGCCTTGTGCAAATTTTCTTCCTTCTCCAGTTTATGGCGATGCATGGTAGCAGTTATAAATTCGGTGTAATCTATAGTCCCGTTCTTGTCAATGTCGGCCTAACGagaaaagaagaacaaattAATGTAGCTAGATAGTATTAATGTTAAGGGAAATTCAAGCACGAAGAAATGATTTTTCGAGTACTGACAGCATCCATCAGCTGTTTTATTTCTGTTTCAGTGAGCTTGGATCCCAGCCTCGTCAATCCAGTTTTAAGTTCCTCAAGTGTGATGCTACCGCTTCCATCCGTGTCCATGTTGTTGAACATTTCCTTCAGGCCGTGGATTTCTTCTTCCGAAAGGTTTTCTGCTATTACCTTTAACCAATCCAAATTCCAGTTGCTTACACAAACAGGAGATGAATAATAAcgtaaaaaaacaaatttgaagtaACAAATATTGATACGCACAAGGCTGGACAGACGGTTGTTTTCTAACTTGTCTGGCCTTGCGCATATGATTTGAACAATTAAAATGGAGGTGTAACGAATCATACATACCTTCAGAGCAAGTTTCTTGAGCTTGTTCATTGCTCTGAACTGCTTCATTCTACTTAGAACAGCACTGTCAATAGGTTTGTCCGGTGCTTCTGTCCTCATCCATGGATGTTCTGGTTAAAacgcacattaattattttgacaaaaatttgcTCAAGGGGAACAATTAAAATAAAGGAGTTGAGTTGTTGAGTAAGTTTTCTGTTAACATTTACCAAGAACTTGCGAAGCTGTAATTCTCCTCCTAGGTTCCATGGTTAACATTTTCTTGATGAGATCCTTTGCCTCATCAGATACTGAAGGCCAAGGTGGGCTTTGTAAGTCGAGTTTGCCTTCTAAAATTGCATCCAATATCCCCTTCTCGGTCTCTACACACACATCAAAAcgtcaaaagaaaatttagaaagaaaCACAAATTGTTCTTCTTGATCTGGTTTAAAGTTTTAGACACAGTAAAAATAGTAGCGTGCAATGCAAGTTACCTACCAGCCCAAAAGGGAGGCGCTCCAGCCagaataatatataaaataattccGGCACTCCAGACATCTATCTCCTTCCCATAATTGCGCCGTAACACTTCTGGGGCCACATAGTAGGCACTCCCAACTATGTCCTTGTACACTTTCCCTGGAGAATTGCTGACAAGTCATTCCTCCGCGTAGATCAtgaaaattaattgaaattctacagtaacaaaatttcaataaataaaaattatgcaTGTTATTCATCAATTCAACTGCTTCCAAAATGATGGGTatattgtaaatttttgttCACTCTTGTATACGTTCTTCATATGCAGCACGTCGATTTCTTGCACAACATAAGACCTACATGCTGCATATATTGCGTCACATTTCTTAATGCTTAATCTAGTCACAATGTGATGCACCACTTATTATCTTGtcgtattttattttattttatttgtcactAAAATTGTTGACTTGGTTGACTAGTCCCCATCTTCATTGACTTAAGTCTTCTCTAACCCATAATGGCAGAGATTATTGTGTATGCAcgtttgaattttcttctttgtaAGTTAGAGTGGATTATAAACTCTTATATCTTCTAGACAATTATCTTCGtctttaattaaacaaacaattgTATGGaaataaacacacaaatttATGTAATCTCCaaacaaaattttcacaaatttgaGTAATTACTGAATACTTACCTTGCTCAATGAAAACAGAGAGTCCAAAATCAATGACTTTGAGCGGCGCGTTTTCATCCTTACTCGCAAACAAAAAATTCTCAGGCTTCAAATCCCGATGCATCACCCCCATAAAATGACAGACATGCACCACATTCACAATCTGCCTGAAAATCCCCGCCGCCTCCCGCTCGGAGTAGCTCCCTTTGGCAATAATCCGATCGAAAAGCTCGCCGCCAGAGCACAACTCCATGACCAAATGCAGATTCTGCCTGTCCTCATAGGCCCCCTTGAACTCCGCGATGTTGGGCTGCCCCGTCAGGTGCTGCTGTATCATAATCTCCCTCCTCACGTCCTCGATGTCCTTGGTCGTCGACATCTTCCCCCGTGATATCGACTTGCAGGCGTACTTTTTTCCGGTGGCCTTCTCGGTGCAGAGATATGTCACCCCGAACTGGCCCCGCCCCAGCTCCTTCTCGAGGGTATAAAGGGAATTTACGTCGAAGTAGGGTTTTCCGAGAATGGGTCCAATCAGAAACGACGAAGGGGTCCTGCCGAAAGAGGTGCCGGAACTATAAGCAGGCGAATACGGGTTTGGTTTTGATGGGGCGGGCTTATACGGGCCGTGGGTTCTGTTGGATTTTGGGTGGGTTGGATGAGGTGGCGAGTCTGAGGAAGATATAGGGATGTCGTGGGATTGACATTTTGTGAAACAGAGTCCCATttctggagagagagagagagagaaagagaaagaggagaagacagaggggggagagagagtttGAGGGTGAGAGAGTATTTGGCTGTAGGGGTTTTAAGAGGTATGAAAGGAGAGCGCATATTTAGTAGATGTTTGCTTGTGTGTGTTGTTTCTGTGTGCTTTATTTTATGCTTTGCTTTTGCCCTTTGGATGTTGCCGAGCATATAATTccgctttcttcctttctttcacTTCACTTTTGGCGCACGTACGCTTTTCAACGGCGATTAGAGACAGAGACGAGAAGGATGTTAATGTTATGGCCAACGTTTCTCTTACGACGGCGTTGTAGGCTTGTAGCGTTACTGCTACGCATTTCATTTCAGGTGTCCCTTTTTGTTGTTATTGGCAAGCCCACAACGACGATACTAAATGTGGCCCGTGATGATGTCCTAAAGGACCCATGAATGATCCTTTCCAGTTTCGTTGTCTAGTCAGTAGACTGAGTCTTTTTCGTCAACTCATTgcattttattcatttttgttttgtttagtttaaCGTATTAATATCTTTtgtaataagaaaaataaataacaagtaAAACTGTAAGTGTGTCCTCCGAAGCtagaattttcaatttaattttgagCGCTTTATACTTTTAATTTGCCGaactttcaatttaattttgagCCCTTTGATACTTTTAATATGCCTCGATCTCCTCTCACGTTTAATGCACATAAGTAACATTAAGGTGCATATTTGTCAAGAAGATCGTACGTGCATAATAAATTAGTAAGTACGTGAAATTGTGATAATTGTGTTAGGGAAAATTTAAAAGAGAATTGAAACTTACAAGTAATTGGTAGAACTAACGTCACAGAGAATAATGGCACAAAATAAGAGTATAGGTGGACTAATTACAAAGAGTAATGTCAGAGAGATTAAATATGTagactaaatgacatgaaaattgaaTATTGAATTATTAGTTAAGTGTTAATcaacgtgtttatttcttataagtgacacatcatttaatttgcataTTTATTCTATCTAGCATTAGttattacaaaatagaatgatgaaacaACGTAATGTGAAACATGACCTCGTCGACCTGTGGTCCAGAGAAGACCAAATCTTTTGCACCAAAAATAGGTGCAGCCTCTATGTGATTCCATTAAGTGACTGAcactaatttattattttaacttttcttaattttgttgtcATAAATTTAGTATGTGTCAATTAGGGCCATAAAAAATCACACCTATTTTAGGTGCAGAAGATTTGATTTCAGTCCAGAGACCATtgctaataattttatttataattatggATTCATAAATCTCTTACACCACAAAATCGCCAATGAATCTTAAGGATCGATAAGCTACTAATAATAATAACCGACAGTGATGTCCAAATTACTTGACAAATGAGAACAGTATTACACATATTGATTAAAAAGGGAATTTAATATTCTCAACCCAAACCGTCGTCAAGAAACGAGACCACAACTTATATAATACAGCACAAGTTTAATTAGTAACATTAAAAGCTCAAATGAATCACCTATTGCTATTGCTATTGGGTGTGGCAGCGGTCACACACTTGGGGTGCACCTCATATCCACATTCGAGACACTGGTACGCCCAACCACATCCTTGTTCATCACAATCACAACATATGAAGGGTCCTCCTCCATTGCCCTCCGACACCAAATTCAGCTCGTGGCGATGCCCACCGTGGTACACTGATCGAGGGAGGTTCTTAGCCTCTTCATCCATTTTCTTCTCCAGCAACTCCAGTTTGGCATCCGTGAAGGGATACGCATTTTCTTTGTATAAGTTTATAAGATTTCTACCCTGCTGGGTCACAGTTTTACCATCAGGCCCTAAAATTACCAAACAAGGGATACCTTTGACGTCAAAATGCTTGACAAGTTCTTTGATGTTTGGATCCCCAAAAGGCAACGCTAGCCATGGCATGGTGTTGAAGTAGGAGTCGAACGAGGTTTGGTCACGATCACTTGACACAAATACTATCTCGAAGTCTTCTCCGTCGTGATCATCTACTAGCATTTTCTCCTTGATTTTTTCATAGATGGAGATCAACTTGGGAGTGAAATTAACGCATGGACGACACCATTGAGCTGAGAAGTAGAGTCCAATGGTTTTGCCTCTTAATGAAGCAACAGATACCTGCATTCAAAACAGAGGTATGCGTTTACGTTATAGTGTAGGAATTTTCGGTGCATCGCGTCTGACATATGCTAAAAATATATATCTCGTAATAGATTGGTACATTAATTAATATCAACACCGTGTGTAACAGTGTCAGCAGGATTCTAAAATTTTACCTGTTTAGGCGTGGGGTGACCCAAAAGATAATCTCTATCATGATTTGCTAGTAAATTGGTCAGAGTTTGGTTCTCATGCCTTGCTCTGTCCTCATCTTGCAATTCTTCCAACTTTTGTGTTGTGAAAGGAAAGGCTACGACCCCATAGCGATAGATAATTTCAACTCCATCATGCAACGTAGCCTCGTCCTTGTTATCATTAGGTTGCAAAATAACCAAGCTGGGAATACTTTCCACGTCAAACTTACGGTTCAAGGCTTTCTTGGTGTCCAAGTCAGAGAAAGGAATCGCCAGCCACGGCATGCATGCATGGTAGATGTTGAAGGCGTCAGAGTCTTCATCGGATGACACGTACACAATCTCGAAGTTGGTCCCACTGTTCTTCAGCTGCTCGTAGATGCCAACTAGGACTTGGTTGAAGTTCCAGCATGGCGGGTACCAATTGGCTGAGAAGTATAGGCCTATTATCTTCCCATCAAGATCAGAAACTTTCACCTGCaatatcaaaacaaaaacaaaacaaacaacaaactgAATTAAACACTGTTGATCGATTATAATTAaccttctttaatttttaaacctTTTCCTCGTAAACTGGAATTCATTAAGTAATCAACTATAAAGTACATAACGGAGCATTAGTAGTCTAAAGTAGACCTGGCATTTCTAACCCAACCCGTTAAAATGAGTGAGTATTCAGGTGAATGTTTAACGGTCGGGTGCTTAACAGATCATTTTGGATGAACCTGCAAAACCCGTTACATCCATTATTGAGGgtttttgtgtaatttcaatAATCAACAATGAAACCGCTCACTCTGTCTCCGAGAAGTTTTTGGTGGGAGAAGGAGATGAAATGCAGAATGTGATCTccaggtgtttgatgaaatgaccTTGTGAAGATGGAAGGTCATGTCGTCGACTTCGACGACAATGTCGCTTGGTAATCCAGTGGTGCAGAACCTACAAAGACGAGATTTTGAAGCGAGTTTTGGCGAATTGGTGCATTCTTTTCAAATGGGTCTCCggcagaaaaataaaaaaggtaaggtttttaaattgaatttgacCATTGAACTCACCATGCTTGGCCTTTGGAGCTTGATTTCTCAGCTGCCGCCATCCCGTCGCTGATGCTGCCATTTTCTCGACAATGTCTCTGTGTATTTGCCTCTTGAGTGAAAGAAAACCCTTTTGAGTAGGGAATCAGAAACCCAGATCTATGAAAGAGATGAATGGGGAAAGGGATTGACTTCAGTTCACTGAAACAACTGAGAGACTGAAGGAATAAAAGGAAGGTTGATGGGAATGGAAGAGTGGAAGAAATTGGGTGGTTGTGATATTCCGTGATAATTAATTCAGCATTTGGAGAGAGAGACAAGAGAAAcaacgaaagaaaaaaagagttaaCGGGTGAAACGGGTCACGTGGTTGTGATATTCCGTGATAATCAATTCAGCATTTGGATAGAGAGGCAAGAgaaacaatgaaacaaaaaagaacaaaaaaaaaaaaaggttaacgGATGACCGTTAGCTTAACAATCTAAATTTGGATGATCCGTTAAATTAACGGATTGGATTGAACCTAATCTAAACACAATAAACCCGATCCGTTTACAGATCTAGTCTAAAGAGTTAggatatacttttttttttgttgtaaatttaccacaaaaagaaaatttttgaattcagaatgca of the Pyrus communis chromosome 1, drPyrComm1.1, whole genome shotgun sequence genome contains:
- the LOC137728517 gene encoding calcium-dependent protein kinase 29-like; this encodes MGLCFTKCQSHDIPISSSDSPPHPTHPKSNRTHGPYKPAPSKPNPYSPAYSSGTSFGRTPSSFLIGPILGKPYFDVNSLYTLEKELGRGQFGVTYLCTEKATGKKYACKSISRGKMSTTKDIEDVRREIMIQQHLTGQPNIAEFKGAYEDRQNLHLVMELCSGGELFDRIIAKGSYSEREAAGIFRQIVNVVHVCHFMGVMHRDLKPENFLFASKDENAPLKVIDFGLSVFIEQGKVYKDIVGSAYYVAPEVLRRNYGKEIDVWSAGIILYIILAGAPPFWAETEKGILDAILEGKLDLQSPPWPSVSDEAKDLIKKMLTMEPRRRITASQVLEHPWMRTEAPDKPIDSAVLSRMKQFRAMNKLKKLALKVIAENLSEEEIHGLKEMFNNMDTDGSGSITLEELKTGLTRLGSKLTETEIKQLMDAADIDKNGTIDYTEFITATMHRHKLEKEENLHKAFVFFDKDRSGFISRDELRQAMTEYGMGDDATIEEILNDVDTDKDGNINYEEFEAMMRKGAQDADEKQR
- the LOC137728528 gene encoding probable nucleoredoxin 2 → MKEMNVKISHGYEAASNGGGSWGGGGAAADTVSSSRVSSLLASQDRDYLLTPTGNQVKVSDLDGKIIGLYFSANWYPPCWNFNQVLVGIYEQLKNSGTNFEIVYVSSDEDSDAFNIYHACMPWLAIPFSDLDTKKALNRKFDVESIPSLVILQPNDNKDEATLHDGVEIIYRYGVVAFPFTTQKLEELQDEDRARHENQTLTNLLANHDRDYLLGHPTPKQVSVASLRGKTIGLYFSAQWCRPCVNFTPKLISIYEKIKEKMLVDDHDGEDFEIVFVSSDRDQTSFDSYFNTMPWLALPFGDPNIKELVKHFDVKGIPCLVILGPDGKTVTQQGRNLINLYKENAYPFTDAKLELLEKKMDEEAKNLPRSVYHGGHRHELNLVSEGNGGGPFICCDCDEQGCGWAYQCLECGYEVHPKCVTAATPNSNSNR